The region CGAACACCCCCTACGACATCCGCGAGGTCATCAACCGCGTCGTCGACGAGGAGGACTTCCTCGAGGTCCAGGAGCTCTGGGCACCGAACATCGTGACCGGCTTCGCACGGATCGAGGGGCGCAGCGTCGGCATCGTCGCGAACCAGCCCACCCAGTTCGCCGGCTGCCTGGACATCGACGCGTCGGAGAAGGCGGCGCGCTTCGTCCGCACCTGCGACGCGTTCAACATCCCCATCCTGACCTTCGTCGACGTCCCGGGCTTCCTGCCGGGCACGGAGCAGGAGTGGAACGGCATCATCCGCCGCGGCGCGAAGCTCATCTACGCCTACGCCGAGGCGACGGTCCCGAAGGTCACCGTGATCACCCGCAAGGCCTACGGCGGCGCGTACGACGTCATGGGGTCCAAGCACCTCGGGGCGGACGTCAACATCGCCTGGCCGACCGCGCAGATCGCGGTGACGGGCGCGCAGGGTGCGGTGAACATCCTGTACCGCAAGGAGCTCAAGGGCCTGGAGGGCGACGAGCTCGCCGCCAAGCGGGCGGAGCTGCAGCAGGAGTACGAGGACACCCTCTGCAACCCCTACATCGCCGCGGACCGCGGGTACATCGACGCGGTCGTGCCGCCGTCGCACACCCGGGGGTACGTGGGCCGGGCGCTGCGGATGCTGCAGACCAAGCGCGAGGTGGGTCCGGCGCGCAAGCACGGGAACATCCCGCTGTGAGCTCGGATCAGGTTTCCGAAGAGCCGACCCCGGAGGAGCGCCGCGCGCTCTTCCGGGTCGTGCGCGGCGAGCCGACGGACGAGGAACTGGCGGCGCTGACGGTCGTCATCGCAGCGGCCGCCTCGGCCGGCGGCCCCCCGCCGGCCAAGCCGCGCGACCTCTGGTCGGAGCCGGCGTCGCTCCTGCGCACGCCGCTCCCGCCGACCCCGGGCCCCGGCGCCTGGAAGGCCTCGGCCCTCCCCCGCTGACCCGGCCCCACCCCGGCCCTGCGCCTCTGCAGTGGGCCGGGGTGCCCGCGGTGGGGCCGTACGCGCCCGCGAGTCGGGGACTCGGGCCGCGCGAGTCGCGCTCTGAGACCAGGCGAGTCGCGCTCTGAGACCAGGCGAGTCGGGGTCTGGAGCCTGGCGATTCGAGGTCCCCGACCTGCGAGCGGCGGACCGGAGGCGAGGGAGCGGGTCAGCTGGGTGGCCGGCGGCGGAGCCGCCGGTTCCAGCGGGCAACGCTCTTCTCGAGCGGAACCATCCCGGCGGCCGCGGCCCGAGGGTGGAGCCTGGGTGGAAGATCACGGTCTCGGGAGCAGCAACGACGCTGGAGGTTGGTCCTGCTCCCTGAATCGCGATCATGACGGCGCGGCCGCTGC is a window of Pseudonocardia sp. T1-2H DNA encoding:
- a CDS encoding acyl-CoA carboxylase subunit epsilon — its product is MSSDQVSEEPTPEERRALFRVVRGEPTDEELAALTVVIAAAASAGGPPPAKPRDLWSEPASLLRTPLPPTPGPGAWKASALPR